A genomic region of Catalinimonas niigatensis contains the following coding sequences:
- a CDS encoding SusC/RagA family TonB-linked outer membrane protein encodes MKKRPQKTLLWMSKLMLYSLLIQPFLIELLYATDGHGQDNQSVYEIHISLNKENYQLGEVLKEIEGKTGFLFTYDDAKVSLSSNVWLEKKESSLGNLLVELSKLENIKFKRIGRNIHISRKNKAEASILEQVLVIQPTLMVSGKVTSLLEGASLPGVNVLVKGSSTGTVTDIEGNYTINVPNANDTLIFSSIGYTLEEVPVNGRSVVNVALTEDIQSLTEVVVMGYGSQRRADITSAVSVVSMENIGDIPVTNPSRLLQGQAAGVLVRQNNGRPGQELEVQVRGLGSLGAGSKPLYVIDGFPVGTSIGQHLNPNDIESMTVLKDAASTAIYGARGSNGVILITTKSAKAGEVNVNFTANYGVSNIPDSRRTKMMNGVEFAQFKKESFMDRIRYYEGREPALEEVPEEFRFPEQTQYSTDWFEELTNSTAAFQNYNVTLSAGKGDIRTLLSVGYLNQEGTVINTNFERFNIRANIDGKVNDFLTLGWNIAGSRTNDLFANTDGRDALIGRALWLDPRYPVYNEDGSYNDYIGGTGGVFGSANIIQEMNEVERNRDANNVLTNGYVELSFLKNFKFRSSVNVNLTSERYKEFRPSTIAGGGFNQPPPREAALWEDASETLNLAADQLLTYSRELGLHRFEALLGYSAQEETWKYLRGNGNEFANDLVPYLGSAIRLDATSAEQSWSLLASFARVNYSFKDKYLVSASYRREGSSRFGANNKWGNFPAVSVGWRLSEESFMPDFSWLTDLKLRASYGVTGNNDIGNYVSLANLVPQNYILGGNIANGQTIASFPNANLGWEQSNQIDIGMDLALFENKMVFTAEYYERITNDMLLPIEVPVISGFQTTFDNIGKVENKGIELALDYRTSVNQFNFRSNFNISFNRNKVLEIFGENDAIWNGGFYGTYNVSQPGRPIGMLTGFKMVGIFDTEEEIDAWPTQDGAIPGTYKYLDTNNDGVITYDQLDMVEIGNPHPDFMWGLTLAGDFRGFDINILFTGAQNYDVYRNIEATTLNMDGVFNILAEGKNRWRSAENPGNGWIATTNTWKWQRESNSRYIYDASHLWMKNVSLGYTLAQSSLLPGARFFFSAENLLLVTNYPGNNPEVNQAGGTNPGRDDETYPVPRVFTLGTNIRF; translated from the coding sequence ATGAAAAAAAGACCGCAAAAGACATTGCTATGGATGTCAAAGCTCATGCTGTACAGCCTGCTAATTCAGCCTTTTCTGATAGAACTGCTGTATGCAACGGATGGACACGGACAAGACAATCAAAGTGTATATGAAATACATATTTCTTTGAACAAGGAAAACTATCAACTGGGAGAAGTGCTGAAAGAGATTGAAGGAAAGACAGGTTTCCTCTTTACCTACGATGACGCTAAAGTAAGCCTGTCCAGTAATGTATGGCTTGAAAAGAAAGAATCCTCTTTGGGTAATCTTCTGGTGGAATTGTCAAAATTAGAAAATATTAAATTCAAAAGGATAGGAAGAAATATCCACATTTCCCGGAAAAACAAAGCGGAAGCTTCAATCCTGGAGCAGGTATTGGTTATACAGCCTACACTGATGGTATCAGGTAAAGTAACCTCATTATTAGAAGGCGCGAGTTTACCCGGAGTGAATGTGTTGGTAAAAGGCAGCAGCACGGGAACCGTAACTGATATTGAGGGTAACTATACCATCAATGTACCCAATGCTAATGATACACTGATATTTTCCTCTATAGGCTATACGCTGGAGGAGGTGCCGGTAAATGGAAGGTCTGTGGTGAATGTGGCGCTTACAGAGGATATTCAAAGTCTGACCGAAGTGGTCGTTATGGGTTATGGATCACAGCGGAGAGCAGACATTACCTCAGCGGTATCGGTGGTGAGTATGGAAAATATCGGGGATATACCTGTCACCAACCCTTCCCGTCTGTTACAGGGACAAGCCGCAGGCGTGCTGGTAAGGCAAAATAATGGTAGGCCGGGACAGGAATTGGAGGTACAGGTGCGGGGATTAGGTTCACTGGGTGCGGGAAGTAAACCTCTTTATGTCATTGATGGCTTTCCGGTAGGCACATCTATCGGCCAGCATCTCAATCCTAATGATATAGAGAGCATGACGGTACTGAAAGATGCAGCTTCCACAGCTATTTATGGAGCCAGAGGTTCTAATGGGGTTATTCTGATCACTACAAAATCAGCAAAAGCAGGTGAAGTAAATGTCAATTTTACCGCTAATTATGGGGTATCTAATATTCCTGATTCAAGAAGAACAAAGATGATGAATGGGGTAGAATTCGCCCAGTTTAAAAAGGAAAGCTTTATGGATAGAATCAGGTATTATGAGGGTAGAGAACCTGCCCTTGAAGAAGTACCCGAAGAATTCCGTTTCCCCGAGCAAACCCAATATTCTACGGATTGGTTTGAAGAACTTACCAACAGTACTGCAGCTTTTCAGAATTACAACGTGACTTTGTCAGCAGGAAAAGGAGACATCAGGACCCTGCTTTCTGTAGGTTATCTGAACCAGGAGGGAACAGTGATCAACACCAATTTTGAGCGCTTTAATATCAGGGCCAATATAGACGGCAAAGTCAATGACTTTCTTACCCTAGGATGGAATATTGCAGGCTCTCGTACTAACGATCTCTTTGCCAATACCGATGGGCGGGATGCACTCATAGGCCGCGCTTTGTGGTTAGATCCCCGATACCCGGTGTATAATGAGGATGGAAGCTACAATGATTACATTGGCGGAACCGGCGGTGTTTTCGGTTCGGCCAACATCATTCAGGAAATGAATGAGGTAGAAAGAAATCGGGATGCAAACAATGTATTGACCAATGGCTATGTGGAGCTTTCTTTTTTGAAGAATTTCAAATTCAGATCCTCGGTAAACGTTAATCTGACGAGTGAAAGATATAAGGAGTTCAGGCCATCTACTATAGCGGGTGGGGGATTCAACCAGCCACCTCCCAGAGAAGCAGCCCTATGGGAAGATGCCAGTGAGACGCTTAACCTGGCTGCTGATCAACTTTTAACTTATTCAAGAGAGCTGGGGCTTCATCGTTTTGAGGCTTTGCTGGGCTATTCTGCCCAGGAGGAGACCTGGAAATACCTGAGAGGTAATGGGAATGAATTCGCTAATGATCTCGTCCCATATTTGGGTTCAGCCATCAGGTTAGATGCAACTTCAGCAGAACAAAGCTGGAGCCTGCTGGCCTCCTTTGCCAGGGTAAACTACTCCTTCAAAGACAAATACCTGGTATCGGCTTCCTATCGCCGTGAAGGGAGTTCCCGCTTTGGTGCCAATAACAAATGGGGTAACTTCCCCGCTGTATCCGTAGGCTGGAGGCTTTCTGAAGAGTCATTTATGCCTGATTTTAGCTGGTTAACAGATCTAAAACTGCGGGCAAGCTACGGCGTAACGGGTAACAATGATATCGGTAACTATGTCAGCCTGGCTAATCTGGTGCCCCAAAACTACATTTTGGGTGGTAACATTGCCAATGGACAGACCATCGCATCTTTTCCCAATGCGAACCTGGGATGGGAACAATCCAATCAGATAGATATTGGAATGGACTTAGCTTTGTTTGAAAACAAAATGGTGTTTACTGCCGAGTACTATGAAAGGATCACCAACGATATGTTGTTACCCATAGAAGTACCGGTGATTTCAGGATTTCAAACCACTTTTGATAACATTGGCAAAGTAGAAAACAAGGGAATTGAACTGGCGCTTGATTACAGGACCAGCGTGAATCAATTCAATTTTCGGAGCAATTTCAATATATCATTCAACAGAAATAAAGTACTGGAAATTTTTGGTGAAAATGATGCTATCTGGAACGGTGGTTTTTATGGTACTTACAATGTTTCACAGCCTGGTCGGCCAATTGGTATGCTTACTGGTTTCAAAATGGTAGGCATATTTGATACTGAAGAGGAGATTGATGCATGGCCCACCCAGGATGGCGCGATTCCCGGTACGTACAAATACCTGGATACCAATAATGATGGTGTGATTACTTATGATCAGCTGGATATGGTGGAAATTGGTAATCCGCATCCCGACTTCATGTGGGGATTGACGCTGGCAGGAGATTTTAGAGGGTTTGACATCAATATCCTGTTTACTGGTGCCCAGAATTATGACGTATATAGAAACATAGAGGCTACTACCCTGAATATGGATGGGGTGTTTAACATTCTGGCAGAAGGTAAAAACCGTTGGAGATCAGCAGAAAACCCCGGTAATGGATGGATCGCTACCACCAACACCTGGAAATGGCAGCGTGAATCCAACTCCCGCTACATATACGACGCCAGCCACCTATGGATGAAGAATGTGAGCCTGGGCTATACCTTAGCTCAAAGCTCCTTGTTACCCGGTGCCCGCTTCTTTTTCAGTGCAGAAAATTTACTCCTGGTCACAAATTACCCCGGTAACAACCCGGAAGTAAACCAGGCTGGAGGCACAAATCCTGGTAGAGATGATGAAACTTATCCCGTTCCTCGGGTATTTACGCTGGGCACCAACATCAGATTTTAA
- a CDS encoding RagB/SusD family nutrient uptake outer membrane protein yields the protein MRKKYIYIPFFMGFLVLFSCSEDFLDKSDPTVLVASTFYQNATQVEQAVNGVYGQLQPVISNQWQYNEFITDNTTLHFNQGNRGQGPSLEALEFWQINSSTGNIANLYNSIYGNMVNINTTLARLENATIDTDLKNRFEGELKFVRAYYYFHLVQYFGDVIIITEPLQSPSDAYAYAREPAENVYQLVIDDLNFAVDALPASYEGNNVGRATKGAALSLLGKVYLTRKDYGQAVSTLTQVLPLGYSLLPNYADVFDPQNKNHAESIFDIQFQGDNQLGEGSRFIYVFAPRESRGAVIDLPGQDGEGWNIPSLDMMAAYEEGDLRKAASLNEGYTNLEGEWVPVPYIIKYHHPHSIPQVTNDNWPVIRYADVLLMLAEAINEQSGPTEEAYGYLNQIRERADLDPISGLNKESFRTAVLQERRVELAFENHRWFDLKRTMTTDELVTFLNAYGAKEISNPTTSREGIPFSGGDFQFEAYEALFPIPADQLRINDQLRQNPGY from the coding sequence ATGAGAAAGAAATATATATACATACCCTTCTTCATGGGATTTCTGGTCCTGTTTTCATGTAGTGAAGATTTTCTGGATAAAAGTGATCCTACCGTTTTGGTAGCCAGTACTTTTTATCAGAATGCTACCCAGGTAGAGCAGGCTGTGAACGGCGTATACGGGCAGTTACAACCTGTGATCAGCAACCAGTGGCAATACAATGAGTTTATTACGGACAACACCACGCTTCACTTTAACCAGGGAAACCGTGGACAAGGCCCTTCACTTGAGGCTTTGGAGTTCTGGCAAATCAACTCCTCCACCGGTAATATTGCCAACTTGTACAATTCAATATATGGTAATATGGTCAATATCAATACCACATTGGCCAGGCTGGAGAATGCTACTATTGATACGGATTTAAAAAACCGTTTTGAGGGGGAATTGAAATTTGTCAGGGCTTACTACTATTTTCATCTGGTGCAGTATTTTGGCGATGTTATCATCATTACCGAGCCTCTTCAATCACCTTCAGATGCCTATGCCTATGCCAGAGAGCCGGCAGAAAACGTTTATCAACTGGTGATTGATGATTTAAACTTTGCTGTGGATGCCCTTCCTGCAAGCTATGAAGGCAATAATGTAGGCCGGGCTACCAAAGGGGCTGCTTTGTCTTTGCTGGGTAAAGTGTACCTTACCCGAAAAGACTATGGACAGGCGGTAAGCACCCTCACTCAGGTGCTTCCTTTAGGTTATTCTCTACTGCCCAATTATGCCGATGTGTTTGATCCTCAAAATAAAAATCATGCTGAATCTATTTTTGACATACAGTTTCAGGGAGATAACCAGCTGGGAGAAGGAAGTCGTTTTATTTATGTGTTTGCTCCCCGCGAATCCAGAGGGGCAGTGATTGACTTGCCTGGCCAGGATGGGGAAGGGTGGAACATTCCTTCACTGGATATGATGGCTGCTTATGAAGAAGGTGATCTTCGCAAAGCCGCCTCTTTAAATGAGGGATATACCAATCTGGAAGGAGAATGGGTGCCGGTTCCCTATATTATCAAATACCATCATCCGCACTCTATTCCCCAGGTGACCAATGATAACTGGCCGGTCATCAGATATGCCGATGTGCTGCTCATGCTTGCCGAAGCCATCAATGAGCAATCAGGACCTACAGAAGAGGCTTACGGATATCTTAATCAGATAAGGGAACGTGCCGATCTCGACCCAATAAGCGGACTGAACAAGGAAAGCTTTCGTACTGCAGTGCTTCAGGAACGAAGAGTAGAATTGGCTTTTGAAAATCATCGCTGGTTTGATTTGAAGCGCACCATGACCACGGATGAACTAGTGACATTCTTAAATGCTTATGGAGCAAAGGAAATAAGCAACCCGACGACCAGCCGCGAAGGTATTCCATTTTCCGGTGGTGATTTTCAGTTTGAAGCCTATGAAGCATTGTTCCCGATTCCTGCAGACCAGCTAAGGATCAATGACCAACTCAGGCAAAACCCTGGATATTGA
- a CDS encoding DUF1549 domain-containing protein, with the protein MEESSFFWISAFSGRLHPLIVHFPIGLIVAAFFLELLTINGKRPGLREGVNWLVYLGTLSAFVAAILGLLLYQVDDYQGSLVENHLIFGALTTVLGVLTVWQLRRLQKNGYQNFIYYRALLTLTVVSLAVAGHLGGSLTHGEDFLSSTLPWNNDGYDEGKASELMAELAVASQNASLSPDQQDRLNLEVRAIFAHNCYQCHSELKQKGELVLETEEGVMKGGESGKILIKGDAKNSEIIRRLELPRDHEESMPGKGKALSKEEIKLISLWIDEGAHWADESLKVFPEAELALSKPKLPAGTDKKAHPVDRLMTAYFEEKGQEMPQVVDDNTFIRRAYLDVIGLLPTPEQIEAFEQNTAPDKRDKLVATLLNDNQNYTQHWLSFWNDLLRNDYSGTGFITGGRKQITDWLYHSLLENKPYNQIVKELTNPTEASEGFIKGIEWRGVVNASQRTEMQAAQNISQSLLGVNLKCASCHNSFVSNVTLDQAYGFANIFSDSTLEIYRCDQPTGKMSKVSFLYEELGSVEAETIKEKLKLLSEVMVKPENGRLYRTITNRLWGRLMGRGIVEPVDEMDNTPWNAELLDWLAADFIENDYDLKHLLTRIMTSKTYQLPSANYASLEELKSEKYVFTGPARRRLSAEQFADAVSQVVAPVYYATAYDPEPDAIPGSWIWAREIELERDVLPKPGKRFFRYEFNVPSGKKITAADALITVDHAFTLYVNGKEAAEGSNWRKVKSLKINDLLQTGPNVIAVAGENEGNIPNPAGLLFSLRLTYEDGTQDYVYSNEDWKVANTQPEGNWTSLNFDDIAWEPVKIYKADHWGKLISFTFDQEDELNFARASMVALDPFLKALGRPTRENVATSRDNQATLLQALELTNGVFFDNVLKEGASSWLEQYGQDSQTMANQLYLKSFGRKPNEKEQDLIVEALGPKPGVKEVQDLLWATVLLPEFQFIY; encoded by the coding sequence ATGGAAGAAAGTTCTTTTTTTTGGATTTCAGCATTTTCAGGCAGGTTACACCCGCTTATCGTTCATTTTCCAATTGGCTTGATCGTGGCTGCATTTTTTCTGGAGTTGTTAACCATCAATGGCAAGAGGCCGGGCTTGAGAGAAGGCGTCAACTGGCTGGTATACCTGGGCACTTTGAGTGCGTTTGTAGCGGCAATTCTGGGGTTGCTATTGTACCAGGTAGATGACTATCAGGGTTCACTGGTTGAGAATCACCTGATATTTGGTGCTTTAACTACTGTACTGGGCGTACTCACCGTCTGGCAGTTGAGAAGGTTACAAAAAAACGGTTATCAAAATTTCATCTATTACCGTGCGTTGCTGACCCTAACCGTTGTTAGTCTTGCTGTAGCAGGGCATCTGGGAGGTAGTCTTACCCATGGCGAAGATTTTTTGAGCAGTACCCTGCCTTGGAATAATGATGGCTATGATGAGGGCAAAGCCAGTGAACTGATGGCAGAGTTGGCCGTTGCTTCTCAAAATGCCTCCTTGTCGCCTGACCAACAGGATAGGCTTAATCTGGAAGTGCGTGCGATCTTTGCACACAATTGTTACCAATGCCATAGTGAGCTCAAGCAAAAAGGAGAACTGGTGCTGGAGACTGAGGAGGGAGTGATGAAAGGTGGGGAATCCGGTAAAATCCTGATTAAAGGAGATGCCAAAAATAGCGAAATTATTCGCCGTCTGGAGTTACCTAGAGATCATGAGGAATCTATGCCAGGTAAGGGAAAAGCGCTGAGTAAAGAGGAAATCAAGTTGATTAGTCTGTGGATTGATGAGGGAGCGCACTGGGCAGATGAATCGCTCAAAGTTTTTCCTGAAGCTGAGCTGGCACTTTCCAAGCCAAAACTACCTGCTGGAACAGATAAAAAAGCACATCCGGTAGACCGGCTGATGACCGCTTATTTTGAAGAAAAAGGGCAGGAAATGCCTCAGGTAGTAGATGATAATACATTTATCCGCAGAGCCTATCTGGACGTTATAGGTTTGCTTCCCACACCGGAACAAATAGAAGCTTTTGAGCAAAATACTGCTCCTGATAAACGGGATAAACTGGTGGCAACATTGTTAAATGATAATCAGAACTATACCCAGCACTGGCTCAGTTTCTGGAATGATTTGCTGAGAAATGATTATTCAGGCACCGGATTTATAACCGGAGGTCGCAAACAGATTACCGATTGGCTGTACCATTCCCTTTTGGAAAATAAGCCCTATAACCAAATTGTCAAAGAATTGACCAATCCTACCGAAGCATCGGAAGGTTTTATCAAAGGCATAGAATGGCGGGGGGTAGTCAACGCCAGCCAGCGTACTGAAATGCAGGCAGCTCAGAATATCTCTCAGTCTCTGTTGGGCGTGAACCTGAAATGTGCTTCCTGTCACAATAGCTTTGTCAGTAACGTTACGCTGGATCAGGCTTACGGATTTGCCAATATTTTTTCTGATTCAACCCTTGAAATTTACCGCTGTGACCAGCCTACCGGCAAAATGTCCAAAGTATCTTTTCTTTACGAAGAGCTGGGTTCTGTGGAAGCTGAAACCATCAAAGAAAAACTGAAACTACTTTCGGAAGTGATGGTAAAACCAGAAAATGGCAGATTGTATCGGACGATCACCAATCGTCTTTGGGGACGTCTGATGGGTAGAGGTATTGTGGAGCCTGTTGACGAGATGGACAATACACCCTGGAACGCTGAACTGCTGGATTGGCTGGCTGCTGATTTTATAGAAAATGACTATGATCTGAAGCATTTATTGACAAGGATCATGACCTCCAAAACCTATCAGTTGCCTTCAGCTAACTATGCCAGTCTGGAAGAGCTGAAGTCAGAAAAATATGTATTTACCGGTCCTGCCAGGAGGAGGCTGAGTGCCGAACAGTTTGCAGATGCGGTTAGCCAGGTCGTTGCTCCTGTATACTATGCTACAGCCTATGATCCTGAGCCTGACGCTATCCCTGGCTCCTGGATTTGGGCCAGGGAAATTGAGCTGGAACGGGACGTGTTACCCAAGCCAGGAAAGCGATTTTTTCGCTATGAGTTCAATGTTCCCTCTGGCAAAAAGATCACTGCTGCCGATGCTTTGATTACAGTAGACCATGCTTTTACATTATATGTCAATGGAAAAGAAGCTGCTGAGGGTAGCAATTGGCGAAAAGTAAAATCGCTGAAAATCAATGATTTGTTGCAGACAGGTCCTAATGTAATCGCCGTAGCTGGTGAAAATGAAGGAAACATTCCCAACCCTGCCGGTCTGTTGTTCAGCCTGAGATTAACCTATGAAGATGGTACCCAGGATTATGTGTATTCTAATGAAGATTGGAAAGTAGCCAATACTCAACCTGAGGGAAACTGGACATCACTCAATTTTGATGACATTGCCTGGGAACCGGTGAAGATATATAAGGCTGATCATTGGGGAAAACTGATCAGTTTTACCTTTGATCAGGAGGATGAACTAAACTTTGCCCGTGCTTCTATGGTCGCTCTTGACCCATTTCTGAAAGCACTGGGGCGTCCTACCCGCGAAAATGTGGCGACCTCCCGTGACAACCAAGCTACTTTGCTACAGGCATTGGAACTGACCAATGGAGTATTCTTTGACAATGTGCTGAAAGAAGGCGCAAGCTCATGGCTGGAGCAATATGGACAGGACAGTCAAACGATGGCCAATCAACTTTACCTGAAATCCTTTGGCCGTAAGCCCAATGAAAAAGAGCAGGACTTAATCGTAGAAGCTTTAGGGCCAAAACCAGGAGTGAAGGAAGTGCAGGACCTGCTGTGGGCTACTGTGCTTCTGCCAGAATTTCAATTCATTTACTAA
- a CDS encoding DUF1501 domain-containing protein, which produces MHHQDTDHIRRDFLRKMGAASLAAMSVGLPTSSFLSSCSSSPKMDSSIDTVILLWMAGGMAHTETFDPKAYAPYEKGLDSKRVLSTFPKIPTAVDDLFFSEGLENIGSVMDKGAIIRSYRAADLGHILHTRHQYHWHTCYEPPQSVQPPHIGAWIAKEKGAVNPVIPPFISMGQRFTVGEGEELKAFHSAGFLGSEFGPFLIPDPSSGLDSVRPPQGMTTKRFEGRNQLYEELVKRSPLQDHGSGYQKESLKRSMEQAYRLLNSPEAKAFDLSQESKEVYDTYNTGRFGQGCLLAKRLAMQGARFIGVSTEYEPFLGWDTHENGHTRAKKMKELIDRPVAQLIKDLDESGHLDRTLVVLASEFSRDAILEGRPGEKVLDQVDQPDQINDMKFYGMHRHFTDGCSLLMWGGGIKKGLVYGKTADERPCASTEKTVVISQIHQTIYHMLGMPPETHYTIEGRPFYTTPDGSGEAVLDLLA; this is translated from the coding sequence ATGCATCATCAGGATACCGATCATATACGCAGAGATTTTCTCAGGAAGATGGGAGCAGCCAGTCTGGCAGCCATGTCGGTTGGCCTTCCTACCAGCAGTTTTTTGAGCTCATGCAGCTCATCCCCCAAAATGGATTCCTCCATAGATACCGTCATCCTGCTTTGGATGGCAGGGGGCATGGCGCATACCGAAACCTTTGACCCTAAAGCCTATGCGCCTTATGAGAAAGGTCTGGACAGCAAACGGGTTTTGAGTACCTTTCCCAAGATTCCTACTGCGGTGGATGATCTCTTTTTTTCTGAAGGACTGGAAAATATCGGTAGTGTGATGGACAAAGGGGCAATCATACGCTCCTACCGGGCTGCTGACCTGGGTCATATCCTGCATACCCGGCATCAGTATCACTGGCATACCTGTTATGAGCCTCCCCAGTCTGTACAGCCTCCTCACATAGGCGCATGGATTGCCAAAGAAAAGGGAGCGGTCAATCCGGTGATTCCTCCCTTCATCAGCATGGGTCAAAGGTTTACCGTAGGTGAAGGGGAAGAGCTGAAAGCTTTTCATTCAGCAGGTTTTCTGGGCAGTGAGTTTGGTCCTTTCCTTATCCCTGACCCATCCAGCGGCCTGGATAGCGTAAGGCCACCTCAGGGCATGACCACCAAGCGTTTTGAGGGAAGAAATCAATTATATGAGGAACTGGTAAAACGTAGCCCGCTGCAAGATCATGGCAGTGGCTACCAAAAAGAATCTTTGAAACGCTCTATGGAGCAGGCCTATCGTTTGTTGAATTCTCCTGAAGCCAAGGCTTTTGATCTGAGCCAGGAGTCCAAAGAAGTATATGACACTTACAATACCGGTAGGTTTGGCCAAGGCTGCCTGCTGGCCAAACGCTTGGCGATGCAGGGAGCCAGATTCATCGGCGTATCTACTGAGTATGAGCCTTTTTTGGGATGGGATACCCATGAAAATGGTCATACCCGCGCCAAGAAGATGAAAGAGTTGATTGATCGGCCAGTAGCCCAACTGATCAAAGACCTGGATGAGAGCGGCCATCTGGATCGCACTTTGGTAGTGCTGGCCAGCGAGTTTAGCCGTGATGCCATACTGGAGGGGCGTCCCGGTGAGAAAGTACTGGATCAGGTGGACCAGCCTGACCAGATCAATGACATGAAATTCTACGGCATGCACCGTCATTTTACTGACGGATGTTCTCTGTTGATGTGGGGTGGAGGGATCAAAAAAGGTTTGGTGTACGGTAAAACAGCCGATGAGCGTCCCTGTGCTTCTACTGAAAAAACAGTAGTGATCAGTCAGATTCATCAAACGATTTATCATATGCTGGGCATGCCGCCGGAAACGCATTACACCATAGAAGGCAGACCTTTCTATACTACTCCTGACGGAAGTGGTGAAGCGGTTCTGGATTTACTGGCTTAA
- a CDS encoding dienelactone hydrolase family protein yields MEREIDFNDSIHISSQQSVLGGTLMIPKNSHALIIFVDDQGKGQHDSRNVHVAQILQREGFATLLVDLLTSDEVANQPNTLNINHLAERIGDVCKWASLNPQTEHLNIGVFGYNTGVAAVLKAVSLQEINIYAIVSLNGRPDLAMEELKKIRTPLLLIAGHKDNPMVTFNEKALPHIQAETKLELLQDSDKNFLEPVILDKIATMSKEWFIRHT; encoded by the coding sequence TGGAAAGAGAAATAGACTTTAACGATAGCATTCACATCAGTTCCCAACAAAGTGTATTGGGAGGCACACTGATGATCCCTAAAAATAGCCATGCCCTCATCATTTTTGTGGATGACCAGGGCAAAGGGCAGCATGACTCCAGAAATGTACATGTAGCACAGATCCTGCAAAGAGAAGGATTTGCTACGCTGCTGGTAGATCTGCTTACTTCCGATGAAGTGGCAAATCAACCCAACACGCTCAATATCAACCATCTGGCGGAGCGTATCGGTGATGTGTGCAAATGGGCAAGCCTGAATCCTCAAACCGAGCACTTAAACATAGGCGTGTTTGGCTATAATACCGGCGTAGCTGCTGTACTGAAAGCAGTATCGCTTCAGGAAATTAATATCTATGCGATCGTCTCTCTAAATGGCAGACCTGATCTGGCGATGGAAGAGTTGAAAAAAATACGCACACCACTCCTGCTCATAGCAGGCCATAAGGATAATCCGATGGTGACATTTAACGAAAAAGCCCTGCCTCATATCCAGGCTGAAACAAAACTGGAACTCTTACAAGATAGCGACAAAAATTTCCTGGAGCCTGTTATACTGGACAAAATTGCCACCATGAGCAAGGAATGGTTTATCCGGCATACTTAG